One window from the genome of Engraulis encrasicolus isolate BLACKSEA-1 chromosome 16, IST_EnEncr_1.0, whole genome shotgun sequence encodes:
- the LOC134466577 gene encoding uncharacterized protein LOC134466577, whose protein sequence is MTYHELSATEEIATEQPPEKPLEQQYRELLQDYSALKEELEAVREENRQLKDNLKKSQFGFDAISPRAFCFFTGLRSVGLFLWLLAILKRSTSITLRGGLTWENNFLIVLMKIRLGLLNRDIAYRFGTSFTTVSRILREWIPLLSSTLRPMIVWPSKEKIRAKLPRVFKPKYKNCRCIIDCTEIFIQRTFNMTARSETWSNYKHQNTMKYLIGITPTGSISFLSDGWGGRASDKLITIDSGFLKKVDPKDEILADRGFLIREELAMVGATLRIPSFTKSKSQLSGRCVDTSRQLSRVRIHVERVIGQLKQFLILNTVIPISQVDLLDDVIVICAALTNKKRSVVPLKR, encoded by the exons ATGACCTACCATGAATTGTCTGCAACAG aAGAGATTGCAACCGAGCAGCCACCTGAAAAGCCACTGGAACAACAGTACAGAGAGTTGCTTCAGGATTATTCGGCACTGAAAGAAGAACTGGAGGCTGTGCGGGAGGAGAATCGTCAGCTGAAGGACAATCTCAAAAAATCACAATTTGGGTTTGATGCCATTTCACCTAGGGCTTTTTGTTTCTTTACTGGTCTTCGTTCAGTAGGGCTATTTCTTTGGCTTTTAGCTATTCTGAAAAGGAGTACCTCGATCACACTTCGTGGCGGGTTAACCTGGGAAAATAATTTCCTAATCGTATTGATGAAAATTAGGCTGGGCCTATTAAACAGGGACATAGCGTACCGATTTGGCACTTCCTTCACAACGGTTTCGCGCATTTTAAGGGAGTGGATACCTTTACTGTCATCCACACTGAGACCTATGATTGTTTGGCCAAGTAAAGAGAAAATAAGGGCCAAGTTACCCAGAGTCTTTAAACCAAAATACAAGAACTGCAGGTGCATCATCGACTGCACAGAAATATTCATTCAGCGAACATTCAATATGACGGCAAGATCGGAAACATGGTCTAATTATAAGCACCAAAACACCATGAAATATCTCATCGGAATTACACCTACAGGTTCAATTTCATTTCTTTCAGATGGTTGGGGTGGTCGGGCCTCTGATAAACTAATCACTATTGATTCAGGGTTTTTAAAGAAAGTTGACCCAAAGGATGAGATACTGGCTGACAGGGGATTCCTCATCCGTGAGGAATTGGCCATGGTTGGGGCGACCCTCAGAATCCCTAGTTTTACAAAGAGCAAGTCCCAATTGTCTGGTAGATGCGTTGACACATCCCGGCAGCTGTCCCGCGTGCGAATCCATGTTGAACGCGTTATTGGACAACTAAAACAGTTCCTCATACTTAACACAGTCATACCAATTAGCCAGGTTGACCTTTTGGATGACGTTATTGTTATTTGTGCAGCTCTCACTAACAAAAAGAGGTCTGTGGTTCCCCTGAAAAGATGA